One Tunturibacter gelidoferens genomic region harbors:
- a CDS encoding glycogen/starch/alpha-glucan phosphorylase gives MVRTTDSRDTGLTREVPKTFDKDNPTIHHIDKAILNVAGSRRFSSDRTIGEYAADIWNAIRAQWSEPGKKRRHSPSGQRCRK, from the coding sequence TTGGTACGAACAACCGATTCCAGAGATACCGGACTGACTCGTGAAGTCCCGAAGACGTTTGATAAGGATAATCCCACCATCCACCATATAGACAAAGCCATTCTGAATGTCGCGGGCTCACGCAGGTTCTCGAGTGATCGAACGATCGGAGAGTACGCCGCCGACATTTGGAACGCCATACGTGCCCAGTGGTCTGAACCTGGAAAGAAACGACGACATTCGCCAAGCGGCCAAAGATGCAGAAAATGA
- a CDS encoding potassium channel family protein, translating to MVDGGIILIKRLRDFTSQSGISGIGCSYQLEKQENIVIPWGLTIRFLKHLAVGLWLFSPLLLTLMLVIMLLGYLAGKQEGWSRFDSFYWAFVTATTVGYGDFRPTKRRSKLIAILTAVLGLLTMGIIIALGVHAATKAFDRT from the coding sequence ATGGTGGATGGTGGGATTATCCTTATCAAACGTCTTCGGGACTTCACGAGTCAGTCCGGTATCTCTGGAATCGGTTGTTCGTACCAATTGGAAAAGCAGGAGAACATTGTGATTCCTTGGGGGCTGACCATCAGGTTCTTGAAGCATCTGGCGGTCGGCCTTTGGCTGTTCTCGCCTCTGTTGTTGACCTTGATGCTGGTAATCATGCTGCTTGGATACCTTGCCGGTAAGCAGGAGGGCTGGTCGCGCTTCGACAGCTTCTATTGGGCATTCGTCACAGCAACGACAGTCGGTTACGGTGACTTCCGTCCAACCAAGAGACGATCAAAGCTTATAGCCATTCTCACAGCCGTGCTGGGATTGCTGACTATGGGCATCATCATCGCATTGGGAGTGCATGCCGCGACAAAGGCTTTTGATAGAACCTGA